One genomic region from Portunus trituberculatus isolate SZX2019 unplaced genomic scaffold, ASM1759143v1 PGA_scaffold_400__1_contigs__length_35638, whole genome shotgun sequence encodes:
- the LOC123500550 gene encoding uncharacterized protein LOC123500550, with the protein MELESLTWNYPTPQQARDCTSSLSHDTNDATDESDDDDDDESYYVDLVPYDMTERLKEVNRALIEDPTPAECDRTITIRFREVIADYHSPRDDFPSDSDDGYGDSSDILYDAEDDDGGEGITCLTSEIKEVLGENFNVIDQEASFIQENESLNLIPKGHVKLLDVPKLQLNDQQDDVHAIADENLPELVETSYITDEKHILMNASCQELCARNIKIPENEEGLPKESYGTKTEDKKQAEEQIHVINEDGVSLVEVSEKICLENEPGSLGDMKAQEETTDISHEGLFPADKCSDVLDSISFNLPPKSDVNFASFDYSDDFEDFQEELEDTGNKKNEEVILLPSQNKGCLPKIISDPLSEPVLTTQTTAIMGELSSSQSTQEPASLRSKQKSVHHKLQSPSIERKTTKSVELAKPISSDIVHTKTKHTGASTPVIKPALLSSDKLIKSNDSCRQRNRISTSASPASSSSLSSASSSASSSSSSSASPYSFSKERSRIRTSISGPVRPTTHRSSENEGKKANVENSTSGGSLTRPQTSGSHNSL; encoded by the exons ACGTGGACCTTGTTCCATATGACATGACGGAACGGCTGAAGGAGGTGAACAGAGCTCTAATTGAGGATCCGACACCAGCTGAGTGTGATCGGACTATTACCATTCGCTTCAGAGAGGTAATAGCTGACTACCATTCCCCGAGGGATGACTTTCCTTCAG ATTCTGATGACGGCTACGGGGATTCTTCAGACATTTTGTATGATGCTGAGGATGATGACGGAGGAGAAGGCATCACCTGCCTTACCTCAGAGATCAAAGAGGTCCTTGGAGAAAATTTTAACGTCATCGATCAGGAGGCGTCTTTTATCCAGGAGAATGAGAGCCTCAATCTCATTCCTAAAGGTCATGTAAAACTACTCGATGTTCCTAAACTTCAGCTTAATGACCAGCAGGATGATGTCCATGCTATCGCAGATGAGAACCTTCCTGAACTCGTGGAAACTAGCTATATCACAGACGAAAAGCATATCCTAATGAATGCATCCTGTCAAGAACTCTGTGCCAGAAACATCAAGATTCCAGAGAATGAAGAAGGTCTTCCCAAAGAATCTTATGGTACCaaaacagaagacaaaaaacAGGCAGAGGAGCAAATTCATGTAATTAATGAAGACGGTGTGTCTCTTGTAGAAGTAAGTGAGAAAATTTGTTTAGAAAATGAACCAGGGAGCCTCGGTGACATGAAAGCACAAGAAGAAACAACTGATATTTCGCATGAAGGTTTATTCCCAGCAGATAAATGTAGTGATGTTTTAGACTCCATTAGCTTTAACCTTCCACCAAAAAGTGATGTAAACTTTGCTTCTTTTGATTACAGTGATGATTTTGAAGACTTCCAAGAAGAATTGGAGgatacaggaaataaaaaaaatgaggaggtaATACTTCTACCCTCCCAAAACAAAGGGTGTCTACCAAAAATCATATCTGATCCCCTTTCTGAGCCTGTCCTTACCACACAGACGACAGCCATTATGGGAGAGCTCTCGTCCTCACAAAGTACACAAGAGCCAGCTAGTCTTAGAAGCAAACAGAAATCAGTCCACCACAAACTTCAGAGTCCGTCTATTGAAAGAAAGACGACAAAATCTGTTGAATTGGCCAAACCTATTTCAAGTGATATAGTTCACACAAAGACCAAACATACAGGTGCCAGCACGCCAGTGATCAAACCGGCTCTCCTCTCATCTGACAAACTTATCAAAAGCAACGATTCCTGTCGCCAGAGGAACAGAATATCGACGTCTGCCTCTCCcgcttcgtcttcttccttatcatccGCATCGTCTTCCGCGTCGTCTTCGTCGTCATCTTCAGCATCTCCATACTCGTTTTCCAAAGAACGAAGCCGAATCAGAACGTCCATCAGTGGTCCTGTACGCCCCACAACTCACCGTTCCTctgaaaatgaggggaaaaaagccAACGTCGAAAATAGCACTAGCGGTGGCAGTCTAACGCGACCACAAACATCCGGCTCCCACAACAGTCTT